Proteins from a single region of Candidatus Babeliales bacterium:
- the rdgB gene encoding RdgB/HAM1 family non-canonical purine NTP pyrophosphatase, translating to MEMKNKLLIATHNQAKFEQIRDYLRDIPYELISLSDIGITYDVEETGKTFVENALLKAQIYAQMSSLLTLADDSGLQIDALNGEPGIYSARYAGPNKTNEEKMQFILDKMQNIPIDKRQAQFVSCMVLAWPNGKVKIYEGQSMGLISMEPRGKSRYGFPYYRIYILDRYGKTIAELEEQQIPYESHRQQSLRQVADDLKSLAYY from the coding sequence ATGGAAATGAAAAATAAATTATTGATTGCTACTCATAATCAAGCAAAATTCGAACAAATTCGTGATTATCTTCGCGATATCCCCTATGAGCTGATTTCATTATCAGATATTGGTATTACTTATGATGTTGAAGAAACAGGTAAAACATTTGTTGAAAATGCCCTTTTAAAAGCACAAATATACGCGCAAATGTCTAGTTTACTTACCTTGGCAGATGATTCTGGTTTGCAAATTGACGCGCTCAATGGAGAGCCGGGCATTTATTCTGCACGTTATGCAGGGCCTAATAAAACAAATGAAGAAAAGATGCAGTTTATTTTGGATAAAATGCAAAACATTCCGATAGACAAAAGACAAGCGCAATTTGTTTCTTGCATGGTACTTGCATGGCCTAATGGCAAAGTAAAGATTTATGAAGGCCAATCCATGGGCTTGATTTCAATGGAGCCGCGCGGTAAATCACGTTATGGCTTTCCGTATTACCGAATTTACATTCTTGATAGATATGGTAAGACAATTGCTGAGCTCGAAGAACAACAAATTCCATACGAATCGCATCGTCAGCAATCATTAAGACAAGTTGCAGATGATTTGAAATCCCTAGCTTACTACTAG
- the atpD gene encoding F0F1 ATP synthase subunit beta: MINIADSQIKESKNSHGKVLRVTNTIIDVQFPQESTPSIQNELKIVFPINKKKRIASVEVAQQLGDGIVRCIAIENIEGIYRGLEVIDTGGPIKVPVGPEVLGRIFNVLGEPIDNKGPVDTKEHWPIYRETPPLIEQKIAHEIQETGIKIIDLISPYMKGSKIGLFGGAGVGKTTIVMELIRNIAIEHGGVSIFTGIGERTREGNELWLEMKESGVIDKTALVFGQMSELPGARFRVGLAGLTMAEYFRDREKKDVLFFVDNIFRLVQAGAEVSALLGRLPSAVGYQPTLASEMGAFQERITNTINGAITSIQAVYVPADDITDPAPATTFMHLDASTVLSRKLVELGLYPAIDPLQSNSKALDPLIVGQKHYRVAREVQQILQRYKDLQDIIAILGMDELSEEDKKIVSRAKKIQKFLTQPLFVAEAFTSIPGQYVPLETTINDFEKIIDGQYDNLPEQAFYMVGTLKQVEEKAQQLTVE; encoded by the coding sequence ATGATCAATATTGCTGATTCACAGATTAAAGAATCAAAAAATTCTCACGGAAAAGTTTTACGTGTTACGAACACCATTATTGATGTTCAGTTCCCTCAGGAAAGTACTCCTAGCATTCAAAATGAACTTAAAATTGTTTTCCCTATCAATAAAAAAAAGCGTATTGCAAGCGTTGAAGTAGCACAACAACTTGGAGATGGCATTGTGCGCTGTATTGCAATCGAAAATATTGAAGGTATCTATCGCGGCTTAGAAGTTATCGATACTGGCGGTCCTATAAAAGTACCAGTCGGCCCTGAAGTACTTGGTCGAATTTTTAATGTATTGGGAGAACCAATAGATAATAAAGGACCCGTGGATACTAAAGAACATTGGCCTATTTACCGTGAAACACCACCACTTATTGAACAAAAAATTGCTCATGAAATTCAAGAAACTGGTATTAAAATTATTGACTTAATTTCCCCATATATGAAGGGCTCAAAAATTGGTTTATTCGGTGGGGCTGGCGTTGGCAAAACTACCATAGTAATGGAACTTATTCGTAACATTGCTATCGAACACGGTGGGGTTTCAATTTTTACTGGAATTGGTGAGCGTACTCGAGAAGGTAATGAATTATGGCTTGAAATGAAAGAATCGGGCGTAATTGATAAAACAGCACTTGTTTTTGGCCAAATGAGTGAATTACCTGGTGCACGTTTTCGTGTAGGCCTTGCTGGATTAACAATGGCTGAATATTTTAGAGATCGTGAAAAAAAAGATGTACTTTTCTTTGTTGATAATATTTTTAGGTTAGTGCAAGCAGGTGCTGAAGTGTCTGCACTACTTGGCAGACTGCCATCAGCAGTTGGTTATCAACCAACATTAGCATCAGAAATGGGTGCTTTTCAAGAACGAATAACAAATACTATAAATGGTGCTATTACCTCAATACAAGCGGTATATGTTCCAGCTGATGATATTACTGATCCAGCACCGGCAACTACTTTTATGCATTTAGATGCAAGTACAGTTCTTTCCCGTAAACTGGTAGAACTAGGATTATATCCTGCTATTGATCCGCTTCAATCTAACTCTAAAGCACTTGATCCGTTAATAGTCGGGCAAAAACATTACCGTGTAGCACGAGAAGTTCAACAAATTTTGCAACGTTATAAAGACTTACAAGATATCATTGCTATTTTAGGAATGGATGAGCTTTCTGAGGAAGATAAAAAAATTGTTAGTCGAGCTAAAAAAATTCAAAAGTTCTTAACGCAGCCATTATTTGTTGCTGAAGCATTTACCAGCATTCCTGGTCAATATGTACCGCTTGAAACCACCATAAATGATTTTGAAAAAATAATTGATGGCCAATATGATAATTTACCGGAACAAGCTTTTTATATGGTTGGTACACTCAAACAAGTGGAAGAAAAAGCACAACAATTAACGGTTGAATAA